The region TTGCTGGACCTGCACCGTCAGTACTTACCCACCAGGATACATAGTAATTTTGTTCTGCATTCAGTGTTGCTACGCCTGTTGATGTGTTATAAGAGATATTAAGACTCTGATTATTTAAAATGGTATTGAATACAACAGGACTTCCATTTGCTACTGTGGTACCTCCAGTGAGCTGTAGGTCAAATCCCCGTAATTGGGTAAATGGTCCCTGAGGTCCCGTTGGCCCAGTTGGTCCTTGTGCACCAGTAGCGCCAGTAGCACCAGAAGGTCCAGTTGGTCCAGTTGGCCCGGTCGGTCCCGTCGGTCCCTGAGCACCGGTAGCACCAGCGGGTCCAGTTGGCCCGGTCGGTCCGGTTGGTCCCTGAGCACCGGTAGCACCGGTCGGTCCGGTTGGTCCGGTCGGTCCGGTTGGTCCCTGAGCGCCGGTAGCACCAGTAGCACCGGTCGGTCCGGTCGGTCCGGTTGGTCCCTGAGCACCGGTAGCGCCAGTAGCGCCAGTAGCACCGGTCGGTCCGGTTGGTCCCTGAGCGCCGGTAGCACCCGTTGGTCCGGTTGGTCCGGTCGGTCCGGTCGGCCCCTGAGCACCGGTAGCGCCAGTAGCGCCGGTCGGCCCGGTTGGTCCGGTTGGTCCCTGAGCGCCGGTAGCGCCAGTAGCGCCAGTAGCACCGGTCGGTCCGGTTGGTCCGGTCGGTCCCGTCGGTCCCTGAGCACCGGTAGCGCCAGTAGCACCAGTCGGTCCGGTTGGTCCCTGAGCACCGGTAGCGCCAGTAGCACCGGTCGGTCCGGTTGGTCCGGTTGGCCCCTGAGCGCCGGTAGCGCCAGTAGCGCCAGTAGCACCGGTCGGTCCGGTTGGTCCCTGAGCGCCGGTAGCACCGGAAGGTCCGGTCGGTCCGGTTGGTCCCTGAGCGCCGGTAGCACCGGTAGCACCGGTCGGTCCGGTTGGTCCGGTTGGTCCCTGAGCGCCGGTAGCGCCAGTAGCACCGGTCGGTCCGGTTGGTCCCTGAGCGCCAGTAGCACCGGTCGGTCCGGTTGGTCCGGTTGGTCCCTGAGCGCCGGTAGCGCCAGTAGCACCGGTCGGTCCGGTCGGTCCCTGAGCACCGGTAGCACCGGTAGCACCCGTTGGCCCGGTCGGCCCGGTCGGCCCAGTCGGTCCCTGAGCGCCGGTAGCACCGGTAGCACCGGTTGGTCCGGTTGGTCCGGTTGGCCCCTGAGCACCGGTAGCACCCGTTGGCCCAGTCGGTCCCTGAGCGCCGGTAGCACCGGTAGCACCCGTTGGTCCGGTTGGTCCGGTTGGCCCCTGAGCACCGGTAGCACCGGTAGCACCGGTAGCACCCGTTGGTCCGGTCGGCCCCTGAGCGCCGGTAGCACCCGTCGGTCCGGTTGGACCCTGAGGTCCGGTCGGTCCCGTCGGTCCCTGTACTCCCTGCGGTCCTTGCGGTCCTATTGGTCCCTGAGGTCCGGCAGGACCTTGCGGTCCTTGTGGTCCCTGTGCACCCGTCGGTCCGGTTGGACCCTGGAAGCCTCTTGGCCCGGTCGGTCCGGTCGGTC is a window of [Clostridium] saccharolyticum WM1 DNA encoding:
- a CDS encoding collagen-like domain-containing protein; protein product: MNNYRNWDEDHCCDRCCCCGPTGPQGPRGCPGPRGCPGPTGPTGPTGPRGPQGPTGPMGPRGFQGPTGPTGPTGPRGFQGPTGPTGAQGPQGPQGPAGPQGPIGPQGPQGVQGPTGPTGPQGPTGPTGATGAQGPTGPTGATGATGATGAQGPTGPTGPTGATGATGAQGPTGPTGATGAQGPTGPTGPTGATGATGAQGPTGPTGPTGPTGATGATGAQGPTGPTGATGATGAQGPTGPTGPTGATGAQGPTGPTGATGATGAQGPTGPTGPTGATGATGAQGPTGPTGPSGATGAQGPTGPTGATGATGATGAQGPTGPTGPTGATGATGAQGPTGPTGATGATGAQGPTGPTGPTGPTGATGATGATGAQGPTGPTGPTGATGATGAQGPTGPTGPTGPTGATGAQGPTGPTGATGATGATGAQGPTGPTGPTGATGATGAQGPTGPTGPTGPTGATGAQGPTGPTGPTGPAGATGAQGPTGPTGPTGPTGPSGATGATGAQGPTGPTGPQGPFTQLRGFDLQLTGGTTVANGSPVVFNTILNNQSLNISYNTSTGVATLNAEQNYYVSWWVSTDGAGPATYVDFNLQINGSSGISSSSPIVTGQLSGIALITVGAIPSTIALVNTTGQTVSYGATPVQAHMVIFEVSQ